The region gaagtagcaaagcccaCAAAACAAATACATGGATTAATCCAAAGTCAGAATGAACAATACAAGCTTTAGCACGTAGTTGAGATTAAGAGAGATACTCACAGACAAGACGGCGCCTATAGCGTCCGTGGTTAGAGGGATTTCCAAAGAGCCCTCCTGCTGAAGCCTGAGCAGCGCGTCCAGGAAGTTCTCATCGACGCTGGTGCTGCTACAGGCACCATCGCTTGCAGCAGCTCGCGCGGCCTGCCGCTCCTCAATGATGCCTGAAATGATGCGCTTGATGCAGGCGGAGCTCTTCTTTATGCTGCGGCCGCCATGGCTCAGCCACCGCGCCAACCGCGACGACGGGAAGATGTCGACGAGACAGGAGCCGCCCATCAGCTCCAGCGCCCTGCCCAGCTCACGGATGTACTCGCGCTGCCGCGCAAACTTGCCGCCGAAAACCGCCCGCGTCACCACGTCGTTGCTCAGCGCCGCCACCTCCTGACTGAAGTTAATAATGGCGGCGCCGCCGCTGGTcgaggcggccgcggcggcggcgatcgAGCGGAGGAGGCTGCCCACCTCCTCCGCCCTGATGCCCTCCATGCGCTTCACCTGCCTGGAGCTGAGGAACTCCACGACGCACACCTTGCGCATCTGGCGCCAGTGCTCGCCGTAGGGCGCGAAGACGACGTCCTTGCCGCCGCACCCGAAGATGTCCTGCGTCGGGGTCCCCGGCCGGGTTGCGAAGGCGAGGTCGTTGGTCCTCATCACCAGCTCCGCGGCCTCCGCGCTGGAGACGATCACGGTGGGGACCTCGCCCAGCACCAGGTGCATCAGCGGGCCGTGCTGGCGAGACATGTCCATCATCCTGCGGTGTGGGAGGAGGCTGACGACGTGGTGGAGGCTGCCGATGACCGGGAGAGTCCATGGCCCAGGAGGTAGCTGCTGCTTCTTGAACTTTTTCGTTCCGCCGTTGAGCTTGAGAAACCAAAGGGCAAGCACCGTGGATAGGGCTATGCAACACAGGCTTAACCACTCCTCCATGGCAGGCAGGTTGGCGAGGGTGCACTCGTAACCAATCTGTGTTGGCTTGCTTATCATATATGTGCTTCAACTctgtagagaatgatttggtgcatcgatgattgattgatcgtgcactaggcatctatatataggtacaaggggtgcgaCGAGTATCTTGTCTCCTAAGATACACGTACATACAGAGGGAGATAAATACTACAGGTATTGCATATATACAGGACCCAGACATATgtacatgtacacatgttcaacaAACTCTACCACCTTCGTCCCATAAtgtcccataatataggacggTTTTTGCAAGctagtcaaaaacgctcttatattaattaTGGGACTAAGGGAGTAGTTCAGTTTACAAAAACGTTTTATGTTATGGGATAGAGTGAGTAGCTAGTAGCCATTCGCTTAGGAGAAAAATACTTTTGTGGAACATGGTTGCTACTGTTTTGGTGATTTTTATTTTATAAAAGATTATAATTGCTCTATCATGCTTTTGGCTTCTCCTAGTCCCACACAGCTCGAGTATGCATGGATGGTGGTTGGTTAAACCGACTGTAGTGACATTTTATCTGCCATCAGCATTTTTTTATCTCAGGGCTCGATTCGACCCAGAGGGCTCATTTATCTGCCATCGGCATGTTTTCGCCATTTTCTTTAGCTCAAAAAATCTGCCATGGAATGAACCAAACATGTGCCatggcaaaacaaatgagtcaaaactgCTACCATGGCAACACAAATGAGGCAAAGTGTTGCGATGGCAACAAGGAGCTAACGTGCTCATTTCGCTGCCACACAGCGGTGCTTAGCCAGTTTGTTGCCTTGGCAACATTTATCAGCAAACCTAAAGCCGGTGTttcctatgtactccctccgtccggaaatactcgtcatcaaaatggataaaaaaaagaTGTATCTCCAGAAATActcgtcatcaaaatggataaaaaaaagaTGTATCTACTGATACAtcttttttttatccattttgatgacgagtatttccggacggagggagtatagaacAACGACGAGCAATTCTCTTCTATTCGATTGGCGTTAAAAAATGTAGCACATATAGACTTCAGGTTTGTTCTGTTCATGTTCTCAGAAAGTCCAACACCATATACATTACTATTAAAAGCTTGCAGGTTGACGGTACCTGAGATGTTTCATTCATAAAGTCTCACAAACCACTCTTGTATCACATGTTTGCTACGGGTGATACCAGAGCGGTTTGTGAACACAAAAATCTTCGGAACACTCAAACTAGAACCTCCTACTGGTAACATATATGATGTTGGACTTACGAACAAAACCATCCTGAAGTTTGAGTGGGCAGCATTTGTTGATGCCAatcaaatgtactccctccgtcccataatataagaacgtttttgacactagcgtagtgtcaaaaacgttcttatattatgggacggagggagtagataattaTTCATTCATGTTTATCTATGTAGGAAACCTTCTAAGTTTCATCAAGTATATAATATTGGATCGACAACTATAGATAAGTAAGGAAATGAGCGAACATGTTACCAACAAAAATGAGCCCAATATGCTTCCATGGCAGCATTTTTGAGCCAAATGCTCATTTTGGCATTAGTGAAATTTTGATCTCAAGGCTACCATATGAACTATAGTATCTTGTCTAAACAGTGCATACTAGCTTCAATGAATGAACGTGTTCAACACTACTATCATGTTTAAACTATACTAGTTTTATGGAAACAACATGTTCAACACTACAATGTTTAACCATAATATAAAGCATTTTTAAGTTTAATACTCCAAACATATCGATAAAGTACCAAAGGGCCTGACCAACTACTCTTATTTTGCATCATCATCATCTAGACATATGGTACTCAGGAAGAGAAACGGCCCTGCATGTCCATGGTGGAGCACGACTATCAACTTCTCTTAAATTTCGACGTTGTACTCCTCAAGTAGTTGCCTCCACCCGTTGATGATGAGGCGTGCATCTTCAGGACTCATATGCCACATCTTTATGAGATTGACCCATATCCATGTGTTGCAAAAGAATCCTCTCTAATGTGTGTACACATAAATATGTGAACAACGAGTCTCATATATATGCCAAATTGTAAACATACAGAGATTTATATTATAATCTCGATTTCGATTCCTAGGTGTGTGTGAGGTTCCTTGAACATCAGCCAATTTGTAGCCACATAAGAGCACAAGTGGGATAGTCGGATTGGGGACGCAGGNNNNNNNNNNNNNNNNNNNNNNNNNNNNNNNNNNNNNNNNNNNNNNNNNNNNNNNNNNNNNNNNNNNNNNNNNNNNNNNNNNNNNNNNNNNNNNNNNNNNNNNNNNNNNNNNNNNNNNNNNNNNNNNNNNNNNNNNNNNNNNNNNNNNNNNNNNNNNNNNNNNNNNNNNNNNNNNNNNNNNNNNNNNNNNNNNNNNNNNNNNNNNNNNNNNNNNNNNNNNNNNNNNNNNNNNNNNNNNNNNNNNNNNNNNNNNNNNNNNNNNNNNNNNNNNNNNNNNNNNNNNNNNNNNNNNNNNNNNNNNNNNNNNNNNNNNNNNNNNNNNNNNNNNNNNNNNNNNNNNNNNNNNNNNNNNNNNNNNNNNNNNNNNNNNNNNNNNNNNNNNNNNNNNNNNNNNNNNNNNNNNNNNNNNNNNNNNNNNNNNNNNNNAAGTTGTCGGTGTACGATTTGTAGGAGGATCCAATGGAGCTGTTTTATCAACATGCACTTTTTCTCTGACCTGTTTCTCCATATATCAGGAAACATGACATTTAATATCTAAGTATTCACATTTGTACAAGCTTCAATCAAATGGTATTCATCTTGATGCATTTCCAAGCACCAAACAGTTTGTTCCGGATTTAAAATTTCAAATTAGTTGTACTAGTTGTTTCCTCATGTGGCCACCACTCTGTTCCCCCTAATTTTTTCTATCAAAGAGCCACACAATTGCTGAATGAGGAACCCAAAAAGTGACCAGAGCGTCAAGGACACCACTGTCATACAGTTCAGGTGGCCAGCACGACATTCACATGCTACCTTATATTCTCATCAAAACAGTAACAAGATGTGCATAATCTCGATATACTGCTCTCATCCCACTAGCTAGGTGCACGCCCATAATGGCATGGTTCATGGGTTTGAGTCTAGGACCTCAGTTTTTTAGGCTAATAACGTTTTCCTGTCGCTGCAAAGTGGGCCCCCATTGGGGAGACGTTTGATGTCGTGCAAGTGCACAGGGCTGCAATTTGTGATAATTTGAGCTTGTCGACCCACGGAGAGTGACATGCTGGCAACTACCAACCCCGCAACTACATTGTCACGGACGCAATTACTTTTGTATCCAGACGGTAGCCTGGAAATAGTTTATTCTATTGGTTGGTGAGGTAACAACAAAAAGGAGGTAGTTAACTCACTACGAAAAATGTAGCAACGGCAAATAAAATGAGAATAAAGGGTGGCATTTGATTAATGGAGGCGTTCTTAGGGAGGGTTAGTGTCGTCACTACTAGTACGATCTACGTAACATATGCACAAACATAGTTCTCAGTTGTGGATAACTAAGACACTTCGATATGTTTGATGTGGGCAGAGCCTGGCACCTCTCACACACGTCACCACCGTTTCTTCCCACATAACGGTGATCAATGGTCAACCCGTGGATGCTGCAAACTGCCTAGCTTGATAGCACCAAACATGCCGACTTGGCGTCTGCTGCGAAGACAAAATGTCATTGTTGCAGCAAGCAAAAAGCAAGTAACAACTTTCCTTTGTTTATACGTACCAACCGATATGTAGAGGTGACTGCAAAAAATAGGAGGACTGCATGTATGAGACCTAGTCTTGGAACCCAtgtcttatactccctctgttcctaaatatttgtctttctaaagattccaacaagtgactacatacagagcaaaatgaatgaatctacactctaaaatatgtctatatacatccgtatgtgtagtccatttgaaatcttcaaaaagaaaaatatttactccctccgtttcaaaaatagatttgtactaactttagtacaattagtacaaagttattttggaacggagggagtatgaacggagggagtacgtaccaACCAATGACGATAGTCTTAGTTTATCTTttgttattattattttccttATCTTAATTATGTACTCAGACTACGAAATGTCAATAAATGATGTATATCATCACCTAATATGGTTTCACTCTAACGGAGTTGGCCGGCGGTTCAACATAGAATATAATTGGCCGGCCCTTCCCAGTTCCCACTCCCACCAACCATTCATTGATTGTTTTCTTCTCTCAGAGAGAACTTCTGCCGCCCTCGCCAACAAAGGCGATGGAGGCTTGAGACTGCAGCGCCCTATAAAATTCACTTACCACGTTCGTTCATTCAGATTCAGATGGCATGTCTTTGTGCGAAGTCAAAGCCTAGTAAGTTTTTATAGTTTTCTTCCACGGGATGCTTAGCTGGCAGCGATTGAGTGAATTGCACATAACCGCCTTATTTGTGGCATCACTCGCAGAAAAAGGTGatgttttgctcttttttttttccAATTTGCATCGTGCGCAAAGTTAATCTTTTTCTAGATCACACTGATCGGTCATTTAACACGTTTTGACGCCAAAACTGACAAATTAGCTCACTTTCAATCTCATGCATTAGCCCCTCCTGCCCCTGGATCCATTCCAAAGCCTACCTCTCCAACTGTGTCGTGGATGCCCCCCTTCAAGCCCGCCGCCCCAACTGCAGTGCCACAACAGAGAACATTCGCCCATCGTACGCCACGGCAAAGACGCATTCGGCTCCTCCGTGCTCTCCCATGGCGAGCCAAACAAATGTGTCGAGTTCTCACAACGTCCATAGTGGAGCCGGATGGGGTGGAGAAGACCGTAGGGTGGAGGAGGCACGAGCTAGGATCACTAGTGCAGAAATGCTTACCTTAACTAGTGGCGCATCACTTACAATCCACCCACTGCTATTGTTTCAAAATAGGGGTGGTGTGACCATATTTCTCACGCCACCACTATGGCCTTACAAGTGGCGTGACTAAAGAATACTACGCCACCAGTATGTGGGGCCCATCAGCCTGGCCCGGTGTGACTCAATGGTGGCGTAGGAATTTTTACCACGCCATGAATATTGGGCCTAGTGGTGGCATGTTATTTTTTGCCACATCACCACTATTATTATGTGGGGTCCATTTTTTGTGTCCCACATGGTAGGCGTGGCTATAAGTTAGACGCCACTAGTAAGACACACCGCTAAGAGCATCGCTAGAACAATTCTGATAAGGTTATATAAATAGGCTTCTCCCTCACCTATAGCTACCAATCCGCCCTCTATATTATCTATCTAGATCACTTTCCGATGGCTCCATGCTCTACATATGTCATTTTTGTCTATGATCgatctacactagtagaaaacaggccatacgttcgggccagataagcccattagtcccggttcaatcacgaaccgggacccatgggcccattggtcctggttcgtgaggtCAGGGGACTGCCGggtctcgtgggggcattggtcccggttggtgggacgaaccgggaccaatgggcctcgctcctggcccaccaccattggtaccgggtggtggctaaaactgggaccaaagggtggcctttagtcccggttcatgccacgaaccgggactaatgatttgcctatatatacccctcacccACGAGCAGAGCAGGCTCTGTTTTTCTGGCCGGCcgttggagagctttgtggtgctctagctcacctcctatgcacaagaggtgttcgatggaatgcccgagccacactacttaagctttctcctctccaatctcgacctccaaactccattttcctcattatttgtctagatttagcggcccgtcacgtcccgtccccgtcttcaccgccttcgatcgcccacgccgatctcgttgccgtcaccaccgtggtgagcctcttgttcttatcttctttctaaaaggaaaaaaaaatccttacttgtatgtttatatagatagttgtataattttcttacttttattattgcttcttattatttagtgcgatggttttggtatccgcccccgtcagccctcgtcctgtctatgattcggaggtggtatatattatctttataactatttggttcatttattgttgatgccaattatgccgaccaacgtgacatagattttatttatctaggaggtatgtgaaccggaaattccaaccgaccctattatcgagaggttaaatttagttgaagaagaaaacattttcttgaaggaaaaaataaaaaaatagaggaggagaagatgatattggagttgcatgttgcggatgtcctcgatgatcacaagatcaagatggatgcaatgcgcttgaagattagaaagattagcaaatatgccattcataccgaggcttggtatcattatgccgttggatcaattgttaccttggctgagattatgatcgcatttgtttttgcattgaaatattttacatagtttcaatgtatggtttaattaattagattctTTGGaccgctatatgttgttagatgagaactatgtatgtactttggttttaatgtgatgatgaacttctattaatctggttacttaattatctattcatgatgttcggtaatggtttttgacacacttaattatatataatgcacgcagatgaaccgacaatggatgtacggtgacagacacacctccgagtacattaagggcgtgcatgattttctcaaagtggctgaggcaaacaagaagaatggttttatgtgttgtccatgccctatctgtgagaatacgaagtcttactctaaccggaaaacccttcacatccacctgcttgagaagggtttcatgccacaatataatgtttggaccaagcacacagagaaataggggttatgatggaagacaacgaagaagaagaggatgatgacaactatgtaccccctgaatacggtgatgcttcaACGGGGGAAGctattgaagatcaagaggaaccagacgatgtgcctgatgatgatctccgctgggtcattgttgatgcaaggagtcaGTGCGAAAGTGGAAAGGAGaaggtgaagttcgatcgcatgctagaggatcacgaaaaaggtttgtaccccaattgcgaagatggcaccaCAAACCTCGGTACCGTACTGGGATTGCTGCagaggaaggcagagaatggtgtgtctgacaaaggatttgagaaactactagaaatattgaagaagaagcttcctaaggataatgaattgcccgcaatacgtatgcagcaaagaaggttgtttgccctctaggattggaggtgcaaaagatacatgcatgccctaatgactgctgtcggtgtcaaaaccggcggatctcgggtagggggtcccgaactgtgcgtctaggcggatggtaacaggagacaagggacacaatgttttacccaggttcgggccctcttgatggaggtaaaaccctacgtcctgcttgattaatattgatgatgtgtgttacaagagtagatctaccacgagatcaaggaggctaaaccctagaagctagcctatggtatgattgttgttcgtcctacggactaaagccatccagtttatatagacaccggagagggctagggttacacagagtcggttacaatggtaggagatctacatatccgtatcgccaagcttgccttccacgccaaggaaagtcccatccagacacgggacgaagtcttcaatcttgtatcttcatagtcttggagtccggccggtgatgatagttcggctatccggacaccccctagtccaggactccctcaactgcatCCTGTAccatggtgcgtacgaggatttgaacgcatgcccggtatgcggtgcattgcggtataagatcaaacaagatgaccctggtgatgttgatggcaagCGCCCccagaagagggttcctgccaaggtgatgtggtatgctcctataataccacggttgaaacgcctgttcaaaaacaaagagcatgccaatttgatgcgatggcatagagatggccgtaagaaagacgggaagttgagagcacccactgacgggtcgcagtggagaaaaatggagagaaattactgggaggagtttgcaggtgacgcaaggaacgtatggtttggtttaagcgcggatggcactaatcctttcagggagcagagtagcaatcacaacacatggcccgtgactctatgtatctataaccttcctccttggctatgcatgaagcagaagttcattatgatgctagctctcatccaaggccctaagcaacccggcaacgacattgatgtgtacctaaggccattagttgaagaacttttacagctgtggattggaaacggtgtacgtgtgtgggatgagcacaaacaggaggaatttgacctgcatgcgttgctgtttgtcaccatcaatgattggcctgctctcagtaacctttcaggacagacaaacaagggatagcaCGCATGCACgtactgtttagatgacaccgaaagtatatacctggacaaaatgcaggaagaatgtttaCCTGGGGCATTGTCGATTCCTTTCGACCAACCATCaacgtcgaaagaaaggcaagcacttcaaaggcgaggtagatcaccggaagaagcccgccatgcgtaccggtgatcacgtacttgctatggtcaatgatttaaaagtaatatttggaaagggtccctgtcggtgtcaaaaccggcggatctcgggtagggggtcccgaactatgcatctaggcggatggtaacaggagacaaggggcacgatgtttttacccaggttcgggccctctctatggaggtaaaaccctactcctgcttgattaatattgatgatatgggtagtacaagagtagatctaccacgagatcagagaggctaaaccctagaagctagcctatggtacgattgttgttcgtcctacggactaaaaccctctggtttatatagacaccggagagggctagggttacacagagtcggttacaatgggaggagatctacatatccgtatcgccaagcttgccttccacgccaaggaaagtcccatccagacacgggacgaagtctttaatcttgtatcttcatagtccaggagtccggccaaaggttatagtccggtcatccggacaccccctaatccaggactccctcagtagcccctgaaccaggcttcaatgacgacgagtccggcgcacagattgtcttcggcattgcaaggcgggttcctcctccgaatacttcatagaagatgttgaacacaaggatagtgttcggctctgcaaaacgagttccacataccaccatagagagaataatatttgcacaaatctaatctgctgacgtattccgcagcgtgacatcacgccacggccaagcctttattcgaatcattttactgtcccacctcagcacgtttagcgaggcggtttccttggcacgtcttgtcaaagcagagatcgtgtccccttattccgggattctcgccaatacgggcgtgggtaacccaatcatccctgttggtatgtctcctcaaccgaaggcgagtcccaaacggtcacggggagggctcttggtattcaacctctttataaagagaccaaggctcgactcctttctttcaatctcaatcaaatccacctctcaccttgagttccaacacccaaagctccagattcaggcgcttcggaccttcgatgatgtctggCTCcgtccttcaaggccggtggatgccttcctccgttacggaagaagacatgctaaagctaagagatgccaggtatctaaccggcgaaatctcgcacaggctgcctgctcaagggcaggttattcccactcccaagcctggtgagagcatggtgttcgcatctcacttccttcgggggctaggcttcccgacggaccccttcgtgagggggctcatgttttattacgggctggaatttcacgacttagctccggagtccatcctccatatctcatcgttcattgtcgtgtgcgaggccttcctccgtattactcctcacttcggattgtggcttaagaccttcaaagtagagccgaagatgatcgaggggcagcacgcagagtgcggaggtgctgttataagcaagaatgccgacgctccatggcccgagggcccttttcaagaggagttcagcttatggcaacgagagtggttttatgtcacagctcccaggggcaccaaatgggtggcgccacctgcatttcgctcgggtcccccaccacagttagcgtcatgggtcaataaagggcttaactaggggccgtccaaggatgtgcccttgttgcagggccgcgttcgagatctcctagaaagagatatcaatctggccgtagtgacgcaggttatgttgatttgccgcatcctgccctgcaaacgtcgccccctccgcctgtgggagtttaatccggaaggaccacgagccctccaacattttgtgggagcgacgcccatggagatgtacaaattgttcttcggatcacaagcaatgtgtccggactcgtccaaggacgcaggtctgagctgcaatcgcccggatactcaagtaagtagccctgtacccggacacgttattcgtatatttatcataaaattgcccttaaaagagctatcccttaaacaggagtgtatagcaaaagcaaagctaatcaggtgtccgacccccctctctgagactacgccggatcccgtgttaaccaggatgctggaggttgcgcctttggaagaaggagaagaggggaacaaggaagctaccgcctccccgaaggaggctgtcaggaaaggaggaatcgagaattcctctaaccaggggaagaagaggaccgcctctgaagacccggaggccatggtctcaaagcgggggaagaaatcttcgtcagagggtccggcgccaggGGGTGCCTCGGTCGCATTGTGCCccgaaggggatcagctctccaccgagccgtaagtaaagaggggggttttaaaatgagagacatccctgctctatttctaaggaagataaccgaagttttaccttgtagttcggatctcagcccttctcagcagagctcatcttcaggggatcttcgtccggagatgatggagagcggaatgcctccccctgccatactgccttgcgaggcgggcgaccctgaggtgtcgtacggagggtttctccgaatccggcggggccggaaggcagtcatatggacccgcaaggccctccgtgtccggccttcgaaaaaggccatcggacgagtccggcaccgtccggtgcacggtcggaggtgctgaaggatctgctcgggcgagcgtctatctcagaagaacaccgtgcgttAATGGATacagtgattggaaggatttcatccgcggagagcgggttgtacgtggctgtcaggagtttactgacaggttttgaggtacgtgaaatgatgtaccttttgacagatctgcatatataagatgcgccctgtatagatagtagcccctgagactctgtgcgttgtcaaaaatgacggcgcgccaaggatcataatcccaggtataatatgtcgcctttcctatgtaggtgacgaagtgtccggtggctagccggactgatgaatttgccgagataaagcggcaacttgacatggcagatgccgactcgcgcttgtcaacaagcgactggacgagtcacaaggtatgtaatttctccgaagacacctggtaagaggagcttgatgcccgtaccttacaacatgtgtgcttgatgcagatggtgttgctgccatggagaaccttcgggcggaacttgcccgagccaaggagcaggccaggaaaagcgatgcggctgccttataggcggctgaagagctgaaagccgaacaggctgctcactaccaaagcaagaaggaaattgctgagatggctgtaaagttgaagaatgctgccgaccgctgcaagcttcttgaaaaagaagatcgggtggcacagaaggacctagagaaggtcactaccgaggccaaggatacccgctttgcgatgagagctatgaaggaggagctaagtcaggccggagatatcatgaCTGGAAAGcactttatgctgcggatgaagttcggggatcctaaatatgctccgttggaccgacagtggagtgcggcgaacacttatctggacttggcggcgagtgccgcggacgcggccgaa is a window of Triticum dicoccoides isolate Atlit2015 ecotype Zavitan chromosome 2B, WEW_v2.0, whole genome shotgun sequence DNA encoding:
- the LOC119361660 gene encoding zealexin A1 synthase-like yields the protein MEEWLSLCCIALSTVLALWFLKLNGGTKKFKKQQLPPGPWTLPVIGSLHHVVSLLPHRRMMDMSRQHGPLMHLVLGEVPTVIVSSAEAAELVMRTNDLAFATRPGTPTQDIFGCGGKDVVFAPYGEHWRQMRKVCVVEFLSSRQVKRMEGIRAEEVGSLLRSIAAAAAASTSGGAAIINFSQEVAALSNDVVTRAVFGGKFARQREYIRELGRALELMGGSCLVDIFPSSRLARWLSHGGRSIKKSSACIKRIISGIIEERQAARAAASDGACSSTSVDENFLDALLRLQQEGSLEIPLTTDAIGAVLSDMFAGGTETIATTLAWAMSELVRSPEIMAKAQQEVREVLGEGRSVITNSDLTKLRYPKLVIKEVLRLHPASPLIPRAAREDCTVMGYDIPKGTNVYINVFAISRDPKNWNSPGEFKPERFEDTQVNFNGTYFEFIPFGAGRRQCTGIQFTLSLAVMALANFLYHFDWKLPDASSLASFDMSEKFGITVCRRYDLKLRAVPHVWPNATLSE